Proteins from a genomic interval of Massilia sp. KIM:
- a CDS encoding lipid-transfer protein — translation MDRSVYLAGVGMMPFAKPGASSPYHEMGAQAARAALEDAELAYEEVEQAYAGYVYGDSTSGQKALYQLGMTGIPIINVNNNCSTGSTALYLARQAVESGAAECVLALGFEQMSPGALGSVFTDRPTPFDAFDEVTDRLVGKPEIPLALRYFGGAGLAHMQKYGTPLEAFARIRAKASRHAANNPLALLRKEVTAQDVLDAPEIWPGVMTRLMACPPTCGAAAALLVSEAFARRHGLRTDVHIAAQAMTTDRPGTFDTSDMMRVVGYDMSRAAARKVYEHAGIGPEDLDVVELHDCFAHNELITYEALGLCPEGGADKFIREGDNTYGGKVVTNPSGGLLSKGHPLGATGLAQCFELTHQLRGSAGARQVAGARVALQHNLGLGGACVVTLYRN, via the coding sequence ATGGACCGAAGCGTATACTTGGCGGGCGTGGGCATGATGCCCTTCGCCAAGCCGGGCGCCAGCAGCCCCTACCACGAGATGGGCGCCCAGGCGGCGCGCGCCGCCCTCGAGGACGCCGAGCTGGCCTACGAGGAGGTCGAGCAGGCCTATGCCGGCTACGTCTACGGCGACTCGACCAGCGGCCAGAAGGCCCTTTACCAGCTGGGCATGACCGGCATCCCCATCATCAATGTCAACAACAACTGCTCCACCGGCTCGACCGCGCTCTACCTGGCGCGCCAGGCGGTCGAGAGCGGCGCCGCCGAGTGCGTGCTGGCGCTGGGTTTCGAGCAGATGAGCCCCGGGGCCTTGGGCTCGGTGTTCACCGACCGCCCCACGCCCTTCGACGCCTTCGACGAGGTGACCGACCGCCTGGTCGGCAAGCCCGAGATCCCGCTCGCGCTGCGCTACTTCGGCGGCGCCGGACTGGCCCATATGCAAAAGTACGGCACCCCGCTGGAAGCCTTCGCCCGCATCCGCGCCAAGGCCAGCCGCCACGCGGCCAACAATCCGCTGGCCCTGCTGCGCAAGGAAGTGACGGCCCAGGACGTGCTGGACGCGCCCGAGATCTGGCCCGGCGTGATGACCCGCCTGATGGCCTGCCCGCCGACCTGCGGCGCGGCCGCGGCCCTGCTGGTGTCGGAAGCCTTCGCGCGCCGCCACGGACTGCGCACCGACGTGCACATCGCCGCCCAGGCCATGACCACCGACCGCCCCGGCACCTTCGACACCAGCGACATGATGCGCGTGGTCGGCTACGACATGAGCCGCGCGGCCGCGCGCAAGGTCTACGAGCACGCCGGCATCGGCCCCGAAGACCTCGACGTGGTCGAGCTGCACGACTGCTTCGCGCACAACGAACTGATCACCTACGAAGCCCTGGGCCTGTGTCCGGAGGGCGGGGCGGACAAGTTCATCCGCGAAGGCGACAACACCTATGGCGGCAAGGTCGTGACCAACCCTTCCGGCGGCCTGCTGTCCAAGGGCCACCCGCTCGGCGCCACCGGCCTGGCCCAGTGCTTCGAGCTGACCCACCAGCTGCGCGGCAGCGCCGGCGC